In a single window of the Halobaculum lipolyticum genome:
- a CDS encoding acyl-CoA thioesterase, which produces MTFETTVPVRYRDLDPMGHVNNAVYATYFEEVRTAFFREEVGLDLADSRAVLASLDVDFRAPIEGTGDVRAVLDVAAVGTSSVTFAYELYADGRLAAEGETVQVAVADGEPTPLPEDVRDAAERHRTE; this is translated from the coding sequence GTGACCTTCGAGACGACCGTTCCCGTCCGCTATCGCGACCTCGACCCGATGGGCCACGTGAACAACGCGGTGTACGCCACCTACTTCGAGGAGGTCCGCACCGCCTTCTTCCGCGAGGAGGTCGGACTCGACCTCGCCGACTCGCGGGCGGTGCTGGCGTCGCTCGACGTCGACTTCCGCGCGCCGATCGAGGGGACCGGCGACGTCCGGGCCGTCCTCGACGTGGCCGCCGTCGGCACCTCCAGCGTCACCTTCGCGTACGAACTGTACGCCGACGGGCGGCTGGCGGCCGAGGGCGAGACCGTCCAGGTCGCCGTCGCCGACGGCGAGCCGACGCCGCTCCCCGAGGACGTGCGCGACGCCGCCGAGCGCCACCGGACCGAATGA